From the Pomacea canaliculata isolate SZHN2017 linkage group LG14, ASM307304v1, whole genome shotgun sequence genome, one window contains:
- the LOC112555399 gene encoding transmembrane protein 256 homolog: MAGTWKDITGFLNSIYQSVPAVLPRKEIEKVIIKEVEMVHFRGTFIRLAGFSGALSVIMAAYGSHGFDKSDINQQLKRTYEIGNKMHMIHSVALLASPMTRKPVLVGSLLTAGILLFSGSCYYHALTGNQRVRYVTPYGGMLLIFAWLAMML; the protein is encoded by the exons ATGGCAGGCACGTGGAAGGATATAACTGGATTTCTAAATTCTATTTATCAAAGTGTACCAGCTGTTCTGCCTCGGAAGGAAATTGAAAAAGTAATCATAAAGGAGGTCGAAATGGTTCACTTTCGAGGAACTTTTATTCGACTCGCCGGCTTTTCAGGGGCATTGTCGGTCATAATGGCAGCGTATGGTTCTCATG GTTTTGACAAGAGTGATATTAACCAACAACTGAAAAGG ACGTATGAAATTGGCAACAAAATGCATATGATCCATAGTGTGGCACTCTTGGCATCCCCTATGACAAGAAAACCTGTTTTg GTGGGCTCTCTGCTAACTGCTGGGATACTGTTATTCTCTGGTAGCTGCTACTACCATGCCTTGACTGGAAATCAGCGTGTCCGCTATGTGACACCTTATGGAGGGATGTTACTGATTTTTGCTTGGCTTGCCATGATGCTGTAA